In Sulfurimonas hongkongensis, a single genomic region encodes these proteins:
- a CDS encoding DsbA family protein: MLKLLLSTLIVSSCLEANTNADMEAFLKKSFSANPNILKLDVKVHKKIKLDQVDGWSAFIVNVDANVKDKQGSRDINQKMIWFSNGTTISPDLIDLKTGKSLKDSVSPSFESSHYKKQNLIYGNADATHRVAIFSDPLCPFCRDFVPKAIEYMKKSPKKFALYYYHFPLESLHPAALTLVKAATAAELKGEKDVVLKLYKVEVDARERDESKILAAFNKSLKTNITLQDIKSKSVVQHYTSDMKIASELMVNGTPTVFFDDKIDKTKAKYQKVK, translated from the coding sequence ATGTTGAAGTTATTACTAAGCACCCTGATAGTAAGTAGTTGTTTAGAGGCAAATACAAATGCAGATATGGAGGCTTTTTTAAAAAAGTCGTTTTCTGCTAATCCAAACATATTAAAATTAGATGTAAAAGTTCATAAAAAAATTAAGCTAGATCAAGTTGATGGCTGGAGCGCTTTTATAGTAAATGTAGATGCTAATGTAAAAGATAAACAAGGTAGTCGTGATATTAACCAAAAAATGATTTGGTTCTCAAACGGAACTACTATTTCACCAGACCTTATAGACTTAAAAACAGGAAAATCTCTAAAAGATTCAGTCTCTCCATCTTTTGAGTCTTCTCACTATAAGAAGCAAAACCTGATATATGGAAATGCTGATGCAACTCATAGAGTAGCTATTTTTTCAGACCCTCTATGCCCATTTTGTAGAGACTTTGTTCCAAAAGCGATAGAGTATATGAAAAAAAGTCCGAAAAAGTTTGCCCTTTACTACTATCATTTTCCATTAGAGTCTTTGCATCCAGCAGCTCTGACACTTGTAAAAGCTGCAACAGCAGCCGAGCTAAAAGGTGAAAAAGATGTTGTTTTAAAACTTTACAAGGTTGAAGTAGATGCACGTGAGAGAGATGAGAGTAAGATACTTGCAGCGTTTAATAAAAGTTTGAAGACAAATATAACTCTGCAAGATATAAAGTCAAAATCTGTAGTACAACATTATACTAGTGATATGAAAATAGCAAGTGAGTTGATGGTAAATGGAACGCCTACAGTGTTCTTTGATGATAAGATAGATAAAACAAAAGCAAAATACCAAAAGGTAAAGTAG
- a CDS encoding DUF2018 family protein translates to MSKYSALFEDEDDVFLGSPTSKLMDIMFNANNDVVRFDLENFMKKRAAMELLLEEHLGEDFLSKVDQFIVSNQDEVGTKLKSLSIELMGEIVSKSE, encoded by the coding sequence ATGTCAAAATATAGTGCACTGTTTGAAGATGAAGATGATGTGTTTTTAGGTTCGCCAACAAGTAAGTTGATGGATATAATGTTCAATGCTAATAATGATGTTGTTAGATTTGATTTAGAAAATTTTATGAAAAAAAGAGCTGCAATGGAGTTGCTTTTAGAAGAGCATCTTGGAGAAGATTTTCTTAGTAAAGTTGATCAGTTTATAGTCTCAAACCAAGACGAGGTAGGCACTAAACTCAAGAGTCTTAGTATAGAATTAATGGGTGAAATAGTATCTAAGAGTGAGTAG
- the hemA gene encoding glutamyl-tRNA reductase, with amino-acid sequence MHYLNISFSHKNSTMEIREKLSYPDDEHLHACLSKLNESEAINETILISTCNRMEIFCSCSDIVLATQHIFEKLTARAEISIEELEGRADIFDDSSAIHHLFSVASSLDSMVVGETQIAGQLKDAFRFSYDKGHCGQKLARAMHNAFKCAAQVRNATDISSKPVSIASVAVAKLKSVLESVEGMKALVIGTGEMSEITAKHLVSNGADVYIMNRTKEKAFVLAQECGAKVLDFDQLSKAVNEFEILFTATSAPEPIITDEIIKSCEFDRYWFDLALPRDINYHKGERINLYQIDDLRTIVDENRGLREDEARKAHTIVGRSTVAFFEWLDTLNIEPMIKDIYSKAFEAAKIESDRVIKNKYIPKEYEQEIRKMSEQVIKRFLHDMTSKMRSVSQDSKSDMITGALQFLIKNEKQEIPDKYKCEHDLSIAQRGSK; translated from the coding sequence ATGCACTACTTAAATATAAGCTTTTCACATAAAAATTCAACTATGGAGATTAGAGAAAAACTCTCTTATCCAGATGATGAGCATCTACATGCTTGTTTGAGTAAACTAAATGAGAGTGAGGCTATAAATGAGACTATACTTATCTCAACCTGTAATAGGATGGAGATATTTTGTAGCTGTAGCGATATTGTATTAGCTACACAACATATCTTTGAAAAGCTCACGGCCCGTGCTGAAATTTCTATAGAAGAGTTAGAAGGAAGAGCTGATATATTTGATGATAGCAGTGCTATCCATCATCTCTTTAGTGTTGCCTCTTCGCTTGATTCTATGGTCGTTGGTGAGACCCAAATAGCCGGGCAACTAAAAGATGCTTTTAGATTCTCTTATGATAAAGGTCACTGTGGTCAAAAACTAGCCCGTGCTATGCACAACGCTTTTAAGTGTGCAGCACAAGTTAGAAATGCAACTGATATCTCTTCAAAACCAGTCTCCATAGCAAGTGTAGCAGTAGCTAAACTAAAGTCAGTTTTAGAGAGTGTTGAGGGGATGAAGGCTTTAGTTATAGGTACTGGAGAGATGTCTGAAATAACGGCCAAACATCTAGTCTCAAATGGTGCAGATGTTTATATAATGAACAGAACAAAAGAAAAGGCTTTCGTGTTAGCACAGGAGTGTGGTGCTAAGGTTTTGGACTTTGACCAACTCTCAAAAGCTGTAAATGAGTTTGAGATTTTATTTACTGCTACTTCAGCTCCTGAGCCTATCATTACAGATGAGATTATTAAGTCATGTGAATTTGATAGATACTGGTTTGATTTGGCACTTCCTAGAGATATTAACTATCACAAAGGAGAGAGGATTAACCTATATCAGATAGATGATTTAAGAACTATAGTTGATGAGAATAGAGGTCTAAGAGAAGATGAGGCTAGAAAGGCTCATACCATTGTAGGAAGAAGTACAGTAGCGTTTTTTGAATGGCTTGATACTTTAAATATAGAGCCGATGATAAAAGATATATACTCAAAAGCTTTTGAGGCTGCAAAGATAGAGAGCGATAGAGTTATAAAAAATAAATATATCCCAAAAGAGTATGAGCAAGAGATCCGTAAGATGTCCGAGCAGGTTATAAAACGCTTTTTACACGATATGACCTCAAAGATGAGAAGTGTATCACAAGACTCAAAATCAGATATGATAACTGGAGCTTTGCAGTTTTTGATTAAAAATGAAAAACAAGAGATACCAGATAAATATAAGTGCGAACATGACCTAAGTATCGCACAAAGGGGAAGCAAATGA
- the proS gene encoding proline--tRNA ligase: MRRSRAFIPTTKEAPSDATLPSHQFLVRGGFINQQGSGLYNFLPLGKIVLEKIRAIVKEELDKAGCNEVQLSFITPMSLWQRSGRSQTMGKEMLRIKDRHENSFVLSPTNEEAIVELVKNRVTSYKDLPINLYQINTKFRDEARPRYGLLRGREFLMKDGYSFHASEDDMIREFHLMQDTYKKIFTRLGLDFRVVEADSGAIGGSGSREFHVLADSGEDTLVVCESCEYGANIETLYEDEKKIEELKERSYEDLQTQDLDDRCSCGAKLSFKKGIEVGHIFQLGTKYSKALEANFNDENGRAKAFEMATFGIGVSRLVAAVIEQNHDKDGCVWTKSTTPYMVNILVSNIKDDEQVKLGEDLYSKLLDSSVEVILDDRKERFGFKMKDAELIGFVYTIIIGKELSNGIVEIYDRKTKVKTSVEASNVFAKIMELI; encoded by the coding sequence ATGAGAAGAAGTCGGGCTTTTATACCAACTACAAAAGAAGCGCCATCAGATGCAACCTTGCCTAGTCATCAGTTTTTAGTTAGAGGTGGATTTATAAATCAACAGGGTTCTGGACTCTATAATTTTTTACCACTTGGAAAAATAGTTTTAGAAAAAATCAGAGCTATAGTAAAAGAGGAGCTGGATAAGGCAGGATGCAACGAAGTTCAACTAAGCTTTATAACTCCTATGAGTCTTTGGCAGAGGAGTGGTAGAAGCCAGACTATGGGCAAAGAGATGCTTCGCATCAAAGATAGACATGAAAACAGCTTTGTGCTTAGTCCTACAAATGAAGAGGCTATAGTTGAGCTTGTTAAAAATAGAGTAACAAGTTATAAAGATTTACCGATAAATTTGTATCAAATAAATACAAAATTTCGTGATGAAGCAAGACCTAGATATGGACTTCTCCGTGGCCGTGAGTTTTTGATGAAAGATGGATACTCTTTTCATGCTTCTGAGGATGATATGATAAGAGAGTTCCACCTTATGCAAGATACTTACAAAAAAATCTTTACAAGACTTGGACTTGATTTTAGGGTGGTTGAAGCTGACAGTGGAGCTATTGGTGGGAGTGGAAGTAGAGAGTTTCATGTTCTTGCAGATAGTGGAGAGGATACTTTAGTGGTTTGCGAGAGTTGTGAATATGGTGCAAATATAGAGACCCTTTACGAGGATGAGAAAAAGATAGAGGAGCTAAAAGAGAGAAGTTATGAAGATCTACAAACTCAAGACCTTGATGATAGATGTTCATGCGGAGCAAAACTTAGCTTTAAAAAAGGTATAGAAGTTGGGCATATTTTTCAGCTTGGGACTAAGTATTCAAAAGCGTTAGAGGCAAACTTTAATGATGAAAATGGAAGAGCAAAAGCATTTGAGATGGCAACATTTGGCATCGGAGTTAGCAGGCTTGTAGCTGCGGTTATTGAACAAAACCATGACAAAGATGGTTGTGTCTGGACAAAAAGCACAACTCCATATATGGTAAATATCTTAGTTTCAAACATTAAAGATGATGAGCAGGTGAAACTAGGCGAAGATCTTTATAGTAAGCTTTTAGATAGTAGTGTTGAGGTTATTTTAGATGATAGAAAAGAGAGATTTGGCTTTAAGATGAAAGATGCAGAGCTTATAGGATTTGTTTATACCATCATCATAGGTAAAGAGCTATCAAATGGCATAGTTGAGATTTATGATAGAAAAACTAAAGTAAAAACATCTGTAGAAGCGAGCAATGTTTTTGCTAAGATAATGGAACTTATATAA
- a CDS encoding tetraacyldisaccharide 4'-kinase — translation MPKSKTDSKNKSLKELKKSLVFWVERYFYKPTLFDKLLSCLLLPLSWIYCFVMFVRFKSKTIKDFDIDIVSVGNLSVGGSGKTPLVTALASRYADSAVILRGYGRKSKGLIVVKQDGKILCDVDVSGDEAMIYAKKLSSAIVIVSEDRAKAIKKAKEMGAKIVFLDDAYSKHDIKKLDFLIDVDTKNRRCLPSGAFRERLWATKDAITLKENRDFKRVVHLRDKSDKMSLVSAIARPSRLDEYLPKGVIKKHYFEDHHLYTKGELEDILRSDGTHSLLLTYKDFVKVEAFNLPISLLDLEVEVEGAVFDIINNYRMRD, via the coding sequence TTGCCAAAAAGTAAAACAGATAGCAAAAACAAGAGTTTAAAAGAGTTGAAGAAGAGTTTAGTTTTCTGGGTTGAGAGATACTTCTATAAGCCAACTCTTTTTGATAAACTCCTCTCTTGTTTACTGCTCCCTCTTAGCTGGATATACTGCTTTGTTATGTTTGTGCGATTTAAGAGTAAAACTATAAAAGATTTTGATATCGATATAGTAAGTGTTGGCAATTTAAGCGTTGGCGGAAGTGGTAAGACTCCCCTTGTTACTGCTCTTGCATCAAGGTATGCTGATTCAGCAGTTATCCTTCGTGGTTATGGGCGAAAAAGCAAAGGACTCATTGTAGTAAAGCAAGATGGAAAAATCTTATGCGATGTAGATGTTAGTGGAGATGAGGCTATGATATATGCAAAAAAACTCTCCTCTGCCATAGTAATAGTAAGTGAAGATAGAGCAAAAGCTATAAAAAAAGCTAAAGAGATGGGAGCTAAAATTGTTTTTTTAGATGATGCTTATTCAAAGCATGATATAAAAAAACTAGATTTTCTTATAGATGTAGATACAAAAAACAGAAGATGTTTGCCATCAGGCGCATTTAGAGAGAGACTTTGGGCTACAAAAGATGCCATAACTCTAAAAGAGAATAGAGATTTTAAAAGAGTAGTGCATCTTAGAGATAAAAGTGATAAAATGTCACTTGTATCTGCGATTGCTAGACCATCAAGACTTGATGAGTATTTACCAAAGGGTGTGATAAAAAAGCACTACTTTGAGGACCATCACTTATATACAAAGGGTGAGTTAGAGGATATTTTAAGAAGTGATGGCACACACTCGCTTTTACTAACTTATAAGGATTTTGTAAAGGTTGAAGCTTTTAATCTGCCTATATCTCTGCTAGACTTAGAAGTAGAGGTTGAAGGTGCGGTATTTGATATTATTAATAACTATAGGATGAGAGATTGA
- the hemC gene encoding hydroxymethylbilane synthase has product MKKLVIATRVSDLALWQAYHVKAKIEKNYPEIEVELNKIVSGGDKVLDKPLALIGGKGHFTKELEDAMLASRAHMAVHSLKDVPTYIPEGLELVAVTARQDQSDVFLSHKYKDLDDLPRGAVVGTTSLRRRMQLLCERPDLQVKDLRGNVNTRLRKLKEGQYDAIILAYIGLHRLDLLKDIPFKEKLSLDMMIPPMGQAALGIEIVCKDEKVREIAKSLNDEETYICTQIERDFISKIGAGCSAPVACNAVIESDKVIFRTMIGFSDGTKIMQEKLIVDVKKSQNLGLDMAKKMIDNGALELLEDAQKCAFKDEMPQRL; this is encoded by the coding sequence ATGAAAAAGTTAGTAATAGCCACTAGAGTCTCAGATTTGGCACTTTGGCAGGCTTACCATGTAAAAGCAAAGATAGAAAAGAATTATCCAGAGATAGAAGTTGAACTAAACAAGATAGTAAGTGGTGGTGATAAGGTTTTAGATAAACCACTAGCCCTCATCGGTGGAAAAGGTCACTTTACAAAAGAGCTCGAAGATGCAATGCTCGCTTCACGGGCTCATATGGCAGTCCACTCACTAAAAGATGTACCGACTTATATTCCTGAGGGCTTAGAGTTGGTCGCAGTGACAGCAAGGCAAGACCAAAGTGATGTTTTTTTATCTCATAAGTATAAAGACTTAGATGATTTACCAAGGGGTGCGGTAGTTGGAACAACAAGTCTAAGAAGAAGAATGCAACTACTTTGCGAGAGACCAGATTTGCAAGTAAAAGACTTAAGGGGAAATGTAAATACAAGACTAAGAAAGCTTAAAGAGGGTCAATATGATGCCATTATACTAGCTTACATAGGTCTGCACAGACTCGATTTGTTAAAAGATATTCCATTTAAAGAAAAATTGTCATTAGATATGATGATACCACCTATGGGACAAGCTGCTCTTGGAATTGAGATAGTTTGCAAAGATGAAAAAGTAAGAGAGATAGCAAAGAGTTTAAATGATGAAGAGACTTATATCTGTACACAGATAGAGAGAGATTTTATCTCTAAAATAGGTGCAGGATGTTCAGCACCTGTTGCTTGTAACGCTGTTATAGAAAGTGACAAAGTTATTTTTAGAACTATGATAGGCTTTAGTGATGGAACAAAAATCATGCAGGAAAAACTTATAGTAGATGTGAAGAAAAGTCAAAATTTAGGTTTAGATATGGCTAAAAAGATGATAGATAATGGAGCGTTAGAACTGCTCGAAGATGCACAAAAATGTGCTTTTAAAGATGAGATGCCACAAAGATTATAA
- a CDS encoding NAD+ synthase: MNKYAHITEYLKGFLKAEVSKRGFKKVLVGLSGGLDSAVVAVIAHRVFKDELLCVKMPSQYSSQNSLIDADTLCNDFSIRAITASIEPMLSAYEELNPDMDKLRIGNFSSRMRMATIFDISARENALVLGTSNKSELMLGYGTIYGDLACAINPIGDLYKSEIYKLAKYLGVPKAIIDKAPSADLWEGQSDEDDLGYTYAKIDSALRLLVDERLSKEDILKKDIDKEMLEMLIKRVSNNSFKTEMPKIAKMV, from the coding sequence ATGAACAAATATGCACACATAACAGAATACTTAAAAGGGTTTTTAAAAGCCGAAGTATCAAAAAGAGGCTTTAAAAAAGTTCTAGTAGGGCTTAGCGGTGGATTGGACTCTGCTGTCGTTGCCGTAATAGCACATAGAGTTTTTAAAGATGAACTTTTGTGTGTTAAGATGCCATCACAATACTCTTCGCAAAACTCACTTATAGATGCAGATACGCTATGCAACGACTTCTCTATAAGAGCTATTACAGCTTCTATAGAGCCGATGCTTAGTGCTTATGAAGAGCTAAACCCCGATATGGATAAGTTGAGAATAGGAAATTTTTCATCTCGCATGAGAATGGCTACTATCTTTGATATATCTGCTAGAGAAAATGCTCTGGTTTTGGGTACTAGTAACAAAAGTGAGTTGATGCTGGGTTATGGAACTATTTACGGAGATCTAGCTTGCGCTATAAATCCCATAGGTGATTTGTACAAAAGTGAGATTTATAAACTAGCTAAGTATTTAGGTGTACCAAAAGCCATTATAGACAAAGCTCCTTCTGCTGATCTGTGGGAAGGACAGAGTGATGAGGATGATTTGGGTTACACCTATGCCAAGATTGATTCTGCTTTGAGACTTTTGGTTGATGAGAGATTAAGTAAAGAGGATATTTTAAAAAAAGATATAGATAAAGAGATGCTAGAGATGCTAATAAAAAGAGTCTCTAACAATAGCTTCAAAACAGAGATGCCAAAAATTGCGAAAATGGTCTAA
- a CDS encoding DegT/DnrJ/EryC1/StrS family aminotransferase: MKVAFSRYESGREEHGNVADVLDGENLNQVSKLEEEFAAYIGCKYALATSHGTSALHLAMLALDLKRGDKVVCSVNAFPNVAEVVRHFDAEPVFVDIEANNYNINLDLLEAYLEDNQSKKLKAVIVTHIAGVSVDLDRLYSIAKIYNVKIVEDASEALGALYRGKKIGSTGGHITCFNFSPHLKKNVCNGGMLVSDDDEIIERAKLLSNHAIVRDEDALEYIYDVVDIGNDYSMGELNAAYLRAQLVKQDSNIKRQQDIAKVYSDTLASTEHVTIPNMNNEEHPFSLYIIKVDKNRDSFALELKKAGVECGVHYIPLHLLSYYKSKYSLKINNYPIALQSFQQVLSLPIYASMSDEEVKFVCQKVKQIAKTRV, encoded by the coding sequence ATGAAAGTAGCTTTTAGTAGATATGAGAGTGGACGAGAAGAGCATGGAAATGTTGCAGATGTTTTAGATGGGGAAAATTTAAACCAAGTATCAAAACTTGAAGAAGAATTTGCCGCTTATATAGGTTGTAAATATGCACTTGCAACTTCTCATGGAACTTCTGCTTTGCATCTAGCGATGTTAGCACTTGACTTAAAAAGGGGTGATAAAGTAGTTTGTAGTGTGAACGCTTTTCCAAACGTAGCTGAGGTTGTAAGACACTTTGATGCTGAGCCAGTTTTTGTGGATATTGAAGCAAATAATTACAACATAAACTTAGATCTATTAGAGGCTTATCTAGAAGATAACCAGTCAAAAAAACTAAAAGCGGTGATTGTTACACATATAGCTGGTGTTAGTGTTGATTTGGATAGACTCTACTCAATAGCGAAGATTTACAATGTTAAAATAGTTGAAGATGCAAGTGAAGCTTTAGGAGCCTTGTACAGAGGTAAAAAAATAGGCTCAACAGGCGGACATATAACTTGTTTTAACTTCTCTCCGCATCTGAAAAAAAATGTTTGTAATGGTGGTATGCTCGTTAGTGATGATGATGAGATTATAGAAAGAGCCAAACTTTTAAGTAACCATGCGATAGTTAGAGATGAAGATGCACTAGAGTATATCTACGATGTCGTAGATATAGGAAATGATTACTCTATGGGCGAATTAAATGCTGCTTATCTTAGAGCGCAACTTGTAAAACAAGACTCAAATATAAAAAGACAACAAGACATAGCAAAGGTATATAGTGACACACTTGCATCAACTGAGCATGTGACTATCCCAAATATGAATAATGAAGAGCACCCCTTTTCACTCTATATTATAAAAGTAGATAAAAATCGTGACTCTTTTGCGTTAGAGCTGAAAAAAGCTGGTGTAGAGTGCGGAGTTCACTATATTCCTCTGCACCTGCTTTCTTATTACAAATCAAAATACTCGTTAAAAATAAATAACTATCCTATAGCACTACAAAGTTTTCAACAAGTCCTATCACTTCCAATCTATGCAAGTATGAGCGATGAAGAGGTTAAATTTGTTTGCCAAAAAGTAAAACAGATAGCAAAAACAAGAGTTTAA
- a CDS encoding FxsA family protein — protein sequence MIYFLIYLFLEVLISVNISSTIGGLFTFFEIIITALIGILILLNFRETLFQNITAVSYHAIDLQEFQRLNLFTIIGAFLLIVPGFMTDIIGALMQFSIFTRMLVNRYNVQSSSKYKSEDIQKNQKKDSDVIDVEVITKHPDSK from the coding sequence ATGATTTATTTTTTAATATATCTTTTTTTAGAGGTCTTAATATCTGTAAATATCTCCTCAACCATCGGTGGGCTCTTCACTTTTTTTGAGATAATAATAACTGCACTTATCGGGATTCTTATACTTCTTAATTTTAGGGAGACTCTTTTTCAAAATATTACAGCTGTCTCTTACCACGCAATAGATCTACAAGAGTTTCAAAGGTTAAACCTCTTTACAATCATAGGTGCTTTTTTACTAATAGTGCCGGGATTTATGACAGATATTATAGGTGCCTTAATGCAGTTTAGCATTTTTACGAGGATGCTTGTTAACCGTTATAATGTACAATCGTCGAGCAAGTATAAGAGTGAAGATATACAAAAAAATCAGAAAAAGGATTCAGATGTCATTGATGTTGAAGTTATTACTAAGCACCCTGATAGTAAGTAG
- a CDS encoding polyprenyl synthetase family protein, with protein sequence MQRVECEIARLIKEVDYDEVTHLFNKLAGGKRLRAKLILKIASKHPKAPLLAAIVELIHAASLLHDDVIDEATIRRGAESVNATDGSKVAIMLGDILYSKAFTELVGFDKDIAKVISSSVTALSKGEMQDVKMADEFNEDEDKYLDMLYLKTATLIEAAAYGAALLEDKDAKKHAIYGRNLGLSFQIVDDILDITADAATLGKPAMNDFVEGKCTLPYIYLYKELDKKDRLRLKSLHAKSIDEEETLWIKSKMQKHGSIEKSFLLAKKLSQDAMNAIKGDEELTQILQTMIKRSY encoded by the coding sequence ATGCAAAGAGTTGAGTGTGAGATTGCTAGGCTTATAAAAGAGGTTGATTATGATGAAGTTACTCATCTTTTTAATAAACTCGCAGGTGGAAAAAGACTTCGTGCAAAATTAATTTTAAAGATAGCATCAAAGCATCCAAAAGCCCCACTTTTAGCGGCTATAGTTGAGCTTATCCACGCGGCGAGCTTGCTTCATGATGACGTAATAGATGAAGCAACGATCAGAAGAGGCGCGGAATCTGTAAATGCAACTGATGGAAGTAAAGTAGCGATAATGCTTGGAGATATCTTGTACTCAAAAGCTTTTACTGAGCTAGTTGGGTTTGATAAAGATATAGCAAAAGTGATATCTTCTTCTGTAACCGCGCTTAGTAAGGGTGAGATGCAAGATGTAAAGATGGCAGATGAATTTAACGAAGATGAAGATAAATATTTAGATATGCTCTATCTAAAGACTGCAACTCTTATAGAAGCAGCTGCTTACGGGGCTGCTCTTTTAGAAGACAAAGATGCGAAAAAACATGCCATCTATGGTAGAAATCTTGGTCTATCATTTCAAATTGTAGATGATATCTTAGACATAACCGCAGATGCAGCTACTCTTGGAAAACCTGCGATGAACGACTTTGTAGAGGGAAAATGTACATTACCTTATATCTATCTTTATAAAGAGTTAGATAAGAAAGATAGGCTTAGACTAAAAAGTTTACACGCAAAGTCTATAGATGAAGAAGAGACTCTTTGGATAAAATCTAAGATGCAAAAGCATGGAAGTATAGAGAAGTCATTTCTACTTGCAAAAAAACTATCCCAAGATGCAATGAACGCCATAAAAGGTGATGAAGAACTAACTCAAATCCTCCAAACCATGATAAAAAGAAGTTACTAA
- a CDS encoding MBL fold metallo-hydrolase, with protein sequence MKINVQAMGDYQTNCYIVSVDGKDFIIDPGVGATSWVEQNVKNPVAILNTHGHFDHVWSNDELQKRLNIPLYTPRDDVKMLKDSSWMPALPPSTPDIEVKPDEEFDFDGIKVKFHHFPGHSEGSSMIEIEDAMFSGDFIFERSIGRTDFPYSSPKDMKASLQKFKKFDFDKTLYPGHGGTTTIKQEQAYADYWIQNL encoded by the coding sequence ATGAAGATAAATGTTCAAGCTATGGGTGACTACCAAACCAACTGCTATATAGTAAGCGTTGATGGTAAAGATTTTATCATTGATCCAGGAGTTGGAGCCACGTCTTGGGTAGAGCAAAATGTTAAAAATCCAGTAGCCATTCTTAACACTCATGGTCATTTTGATCATGTTTGGTCAAATGATGAGTTACAAAAGAGACTAAACATCCCACTCTATACGCCAAGAGATGATGTAAAGATGCTTAAAGATAGCTCGTGGATGCCGGCACTACCTCCATCTACTCCGGATATAGAAGTTAAGCCAGATGAAGAGTTCGATTTTGATGGTATCAAAGTGAAGTTTCACCACTTTCCTGGACACAGTGAGGGAAGCTCTATGATAGAGATAGAAGATGCCATGTTTAGCGGAGATTTTATTTTTGAGAGATCAATAGGAAGAACTGACTTTCCATACTCATCTCCCAAAGATATGAAAGCTTCACTACAAAAGTTTAAAAAGTTTGATTTTGACAAGACCCTGTATCCTGGTCATGGAGGAACTACCACCATAAAACAAGAGCAAGCTTACGCAGACTACTGGATACAAAATCTCTAA
- the argB gene encoding acetylglutamate kinase, translating into MKKKIETVKTLLDALPFIKEFRDEIVVIKYGGSAQTSAQLKEKFAEDILLMYLVGIKPVIVHGGGSKITEMLDALNIESKFIEGQRVTTKEVMRIAEMILSGEINKEIVSLLNSHGAKAIGVSGKDAHFITAKAKDFAKWGLTGNINAVKPIVITKLIADNFVPVIAPIAAGEEMGHPGFNINADLCASYVAKAIGANKIIFLTDTPGVLNKDKELLETLTRDEIEVLKSDGTIHGGMVPKVDACLEAIEGGVNKAHIIDGRIEHSMLLELFTTEGVGTQIIL; encoded by the coding sequence TTGAAAAAAAAGATAGAAACGGTAAAAACACTCCTTGATGCACTGCCATTTATTAAAGAATTTAGGGATGAGATAGTTGTTATTAAGTATGGTGGTTCGGCCCAAACATCAGCACAATTAAAAGAGAAGTTTGCAGAGGATATTCTTTTAATGTATTTAGTTGGCATCAAGCCTGTTATCGTTCATGGTGGTGGCTCTAAAATCACAGAGATGCTGGATGCTCTAAATATTGAGTCAAAGTTTATAGAGGGTCAAAGAGTTACAACTAAAGAGGTTATGCGAATTGCTGAAATGATACTAAGTGGAGAGATAAACAAAGAGATAGTGTCACTTTTAAACTCGCACGGTGCAAAAGCTATTGGTGTAAGTGGTAAAGATGCGCACTTTATAACTGCAAAAGCAAAAGACTTTGCAAAGTGGGGACTCACTGGAAATATAAATGCAGTAAAACCTATAGTTATAACTAAATTAATTGCTGATAATTTTGTTCCTGTTATTGCTCCAATAGCGGCAGGGGAAGAGATGGGACACCCTGGGTTTAACATAAATGCAGATCTGTGTGCATCTTATGTTGCAAAGGCTATAGGGGCGAATAAAATAATCTTTTTAACAGATACTCCGGGTGTTTTAAACAAAGATAAAGAGTTACTAGAGACTCTTACAAGAGATGAGATAGAAGTGCTAAAGTCTGATGGAACTATACATGGTGGAATGGTTCCAAAGGTTGATGCTTGCCTTGAAGCCATCGAGGGTGGAGTAAATAAAGCACATATTATAGATGGTAGAATAGAACACTCAATGCTTTTAGAACTCTTCACTACAGAGGGAGTTGGGACACAAATCATTTTGTAG